A window of the Citrus sinensis cultivar Valencia sweet orange chromosome 9, DVS_A1.0, whole genome shotgun sequence genome harbors these coding sequences:
- the LOC102617167 gene encoding cytochrome P450 71D11-like: MELLGISSLFILLAILLSALTLLKLERRSETKNRVSNLPPGPWKLPVIGNLHQLAGFLPHHRLRDLSKKYGPLMLLQLGQVPAIIVSSPEVAKEVMKTHDVIFASRPQFPPAQIISYNYRDIIFSPYGDSWKQLRKICVSELLSAKRVQSFQSIREAEVSDLINWISSKAGSVINLTEKVYSLMYGITSRAAFGNRSRDQEAFASVIGEITKVMSGFNIADMFPSVGFLQWLTGNKSRVERLHQEADRIVKNIINEHKKRKATLKICKIGDDEDLVDVLLKIQGRGDLDSSLTTDHIKAVIFDIFAAGSETSATTVDWAMCEMMRNPRVMKKAQAEVREVFHRTGKVNETSIDEMKFFKLFVKETLRLHPVAPLLLPRECGERCQINGFDIPVKAKVFVNAWAIGRDPKYWTEPASFIPERFLDHSIDYKGTNFEFIPFGAGRRICPGMSFGLASVELPLAMLLYHFDWKLPNGMKHEDLDMTEAFATTVRRKQDLCMIPIPYHPSSVA, translated from the exons ATGGAGCTTCTTGGGATCTCCTCCTTGTTCATCCTTCTAGCTATTCTTCTCTCTGCCTTAACTTTGCTTAAGCTAGAGAGGAGATCAGAAACTAAAAACAGAGTCTCAAATCTACCACCAGGGCCGTGGAAATTACCTGTAATAGGAAACTTGCACCAGCTTGCTGGCTTCCTACCCCATCACCGACTAAGAGACTTATCCAAGAAATATGGACCCCTTATGCTCCTACAACTGGGGCAAGTTCCAGCCATTATTGTATCTTCCCCTGAAGTTGCCAAAGAAGTTATGAAAACGCATGATGTTATCTTTGCATCCAGGCCTCAGTTTCCACCAGCACAAATCATCTCTTATAATTATCGTGATATTATCTTTTCACCATATGGTGATTCTTGGAAACAACTGCGAAAAATCTGTGTATCTGAGCTTTTGAGCGCCAAAAGAGTCCAATCTTTCCAATCGATAAGAGAAGCAGAGGTGTCTGATCTCATTAATTGGATTTCTTCGAAAGCTGGATCAGTTATTAACTTAACTGAGAAAGTGTACTCATTAATGTATGGTATCACGTCAAGGGCAGCCTTTGGAAACAGATCCAGAGACCAAGAAGCATTTGCCTCAGTTATAGGGGAAATAACAAAAGTGATGTCAGGCTTTAATATCGCAGATATGTTTCCTTCCGTTGGATTCCTTCAGTGGCTTACTGGAAACAAGTCTCGGGTGGAGAGGCTGCATCAAGAAGCTGACAGAATAGTCAAAAACATTATCAATGAACATAAGAAGCGCAAGGCAACATTGAAGATTTGCAAGAttggtgatgatgaagatcTGGTTGATGTTCTGTTGAAAATTCAAGGGCGTGGAGATCTTGATTCTTCCTTGACTACAGACCACATTAAAGCAGTAATCTTT GACATTTTTGCTGCTGGGAGTGAAACATCTGCTACGACTGTGGATTGGGCAATGTGTGAAATGATGAGAAATCCAAGGGTGATGAAAAAGGCACAAGCTGAGGTGAGAGAAGTATTTCATAGAACAGGAAAGGTTAATGAAACTAGCattgatgaaatgaaattttttaagctATTTGTTAAGGAGACTTTGAGATTACATCCTGTTGCTCCGTTGCTACTTCCAAGAGAATGTGGAGAGAGATGTCAAATTAATGGATTTGACATTCCTGTGAAAGCTAAAGTTTTTGTTAATGCATGGGCGATTGGAAGAGATCCCAAGTACTGGACTGAACCTGCGAGCTTTATTCCAGAGAGGTTCCTCGATCATTCTATTGACTACAAGGGTACTAATTTTGAATTCATACCATTTGGAGCTGGTAGGAGGATATGCCCTGGAATGTCATTTGGTCTGGCCAGCGTGGAACTTCCACTCGCGATGCTATTATACCATTTTGACTGGAAACTACCAAATGGTATGAAGCATGAAGATTTGGACATGACCGAGGCCTTTGCCACGACAGtaagaagaaaacaagattTGTGCATGATTCCTATTCCTTACCATCCTTCATCTGTTGCATAA